The proteins below come from a single Salinilacihabitans rarus genomic window:
- a CDS encoding YlbF family regulator → MSVERSRPDELARRLGEAIADLPEYEAFESARAAVADSEHAQAKIDEFERRRREFALARQAGSATREDLETLRETQEELHAIPVMREYLEAKADLAGRLEELNEAISGPLAVDFGGEAGGCCHD, encoded by the coding sequence ATGAGCGTCGAGCGAAGCCGCCCCGACGAACTGGCCCGACGACTCGGCGAGGCGATCGCGGACCTGCCCGAGTACGAGGCGTTCGAGTCGGCGCGAGCGGCGGTCGCCGACTCCGAGCACGCACAGGCGAAGATCGACGAGTTCGAGCGCCGACGCCGGGAGTTCGCCCTCGCCCGGCAGGCGGGGTCGGCGACCCGGGAGGACCTCGAGACCCTGCGGGAGACCCAGGAGGAACTGCACGCGATACCGGTGATGCGCGAGTACCTCGAGGCGAAAGCCGACCTCGCGGGGCGTCTCGAAGAACTCAACGAGGCCATCTCCGGGCCGCTCGCCGTCGACTTCGGCGGCGAGGCGGGCGGTTGCTGTCACGACTGA
- a CDS encoding DUF7139 domain-containing protein → MPAEGSTDGYLFDLYRRYIGEPDGRTDVYLGFGLFLGGIGLAIVALSLFLWGSTFEARTPAYFAWIEPAYALGMLSLPAVMLGIVVLLPAERRVRYASIGGAAVAVAAVVGFLQLYPYNWNFYESGEAAFSTVHVVATYAVGLASLTASTGAALIAHYLDMARTVEELEAADEADEERYSDEEIREDIDAAMEEVELSWGGVEKNDNKRLSFTDHEFESVDVDVEAKTTRSSGVDEQVAGLKGLKGGETKTTTSSSTVDDQTRKLKELREQRRAEETADDGGALASVRRPFAGLVERLRRLGRGN, encoded by the coding sequence ATGCCAGCAGAAGGGTCTACGGACGGGTACCTGTTCGACCTCTACCGCCGGTACATCGGCGAACCCGACGGTCGGACGGACGTGTACCTCGGCTTCGGGCTGTTCCTCGGCGGTATCGGCCTGGCGATCGTCGCGCTGTCGCTGTTCCTGTGGGGAAGCACGTTCGAGGCGCGGACGCCGGCGTACTTCGCGTGGATCGAACCGGCCTACGCGCTCGGGATGCTCTCGCTGCCCGCGGTGATGCTCGGCATCGTCGTCCTCCTGCCGGCCGAGCGTCGGGTGCGCTACGCATCGATCGGCGGTGCGGCGGTCGCGGTGGCGGCGGTCGTCGGCTTCCTTCAGCTCTATCCGTACAACTGGAATTTCTACGAGAGCGGCGAGGCAGCGTTCAGCACCGTCCACGTCGTCGCGACGTACGCCGTCGGTCTGGCGAGTCTCACCGCCTCGACCGGCGCCGCGCTGATCGCCCACTACCTCGACATGGCGCGGACGGTCGAGGAACTCGAGGCCGCCGACGAGGCGGACGAGGAACGCTACTCCGACGAGGAGATCCGCGAGGACATCGACGCCGCGATGGAGGAGGTCGAACTCTCGTGGGGCGGCGTCGAGAAGAACGACAACAAGCGGCTGAGTTTCACCGACCACGAGTTCGAGAGCGTCGACGTCGACGTCGAGGCCAAGACCACCCGGTCGTCGGGCGTCGACGAGCAGGTCGCCGGCCTCAAGGGGCTCAAAGGCGGCGAGACGAAGACGACCACGTCGAGTTCGACCGTCGACGACCAGACCCGGAAACTGAAGGAACTCAGAGAACAGCGGCGGGCGGAGGAGACGGCCGACGACGGCGGCGCGCTGGCGTCGGTCCGCCGACCGTTCGCGGGGCTGGTCGAACGGCTTCGACGGCTGGGTCGCGGAAATTGA
- a CDS encoding zf-TFIIB domain-containing protein encodes MEVCPRCQAPLERLSLGDVETVACNRCGYANVPVDHESEPEDAESWRDAINRFYEN; translated from the coding sequence ATGGAGGTTTGCCCACGGTGTCAGGCCCCGCTCGAACGGCTCTCGCTGGGCGACGTCGAGACGGTCGCGTGTAACCGCTGTGGGTACGCGAACGTGCCGGTCGACCACGAGAGCGAACCCGAGGACGCCGAGTCGTGGCGGGACGCGATCAACCGGTTCTACGAGAACTGA
- a CDS encoding METTL5 family protein, translating into MPSRRAVARRLESVADFAEPSPALEQYLTPPEIAAHVAHLADLQGDLRSRTVVDLGTGTGMLAIAAACFDPGRVVGVDVDPDALALARDNAAAVFGDPPAADALQWVRGDAARSPICAPDATVLSNPPFGAQRGNRHADRAFLETASEVGAVSYTIHNEGSREFVEAFAADAGGTVTHAFRAAFPIEHRFDFHEAESRELAAEVFRIEWERS; encoded by the coding sequence ATGCCCTCGCGGCGCGCGGTCGCCCGCCGACTCGAATCCGTCGCGGACTTCGCGGAGCCGTCGCCGGCGCTCGAACAGTACCTCACGCCGCCCGAAATCGCCGCTCACGTCGCCCACCTCGCCGACCTGCAGGGCGACCTGCGCTCGCGGACCGTCGTCGACCTCGGGACGGGCACGGGGATGCTGGCCATCGCCGCGGCCTGTTTCGATCCCGGCCGCGTCGTCGGCGTCGACGTCGACCCCGACGCGCTGGCGCTCGCCCGCGACAACGCCGCGGCCGTCTTCGGCGACCCCCCGGCCGCCGACGCCCTCCAGTGGGTGCGCGGCGACGCCGCTCGCTCCCCCATTTGCGCCCCCGACGCGACCGTCCTCTCGAACCCCCCGTTCGGCGCCCAGCGCGGGAACCGCCACGCCGACCGCGCGTTCCTCGAGACGGCCAGCGAGGTCGGCGCCGTCTCGTACACGATCCACAACGAGGGGAGCCGCGAGTTCGTCGAGGCCTTCGCCGCCGACGCCGGCGGCACCGTCACCCACGCCTTCCGGGCGGCGTTCCCCATCGAGCACCGGTTCGACTTCCACGAGGCCGAGTCGCGCGAACTCGCGGCCGAAGTGTTCCGGATCGAGTGGGAGCGATCGTAG